A section of the Macadamia integrifolia cultivar HAES 741 chromosome 9, SCU_Mint_v3, whole genome shotgun sequence genome encodes:
- the LOC122088004 gene encoding esterase-like: MIGSSHSFGILVLMTPFYIGLLSSIVILSVPASASNTSCNFPAIFNFGDSNTDTGADSAAFSLVTPPYGETFFHMPAGRPSDGRLTIDFMAESFGLPNLSAYLNSLGTNFSHGANFAVSGATIRPSDKSRTGRGPSPFYLDVQVSQFQQFKSRSQLIRNRGGIYTNLLPKEEFFGQALYTFDIGQNDIGLGLFSNLSLAEIKADIPDVISKLSKNIQAVYGLGGRSFWIHNTGPIGCFAYILINFPVSNASDIDKAGCATPYNEVSQYFNQKLKEAIVEMRKQLPLAAITYVDIYSVKYLLMSQPQDFGFQQPLVACCGFGGKYNFSNTARCGQTVVVDGKPTFIGSCANPSVRVNWDGSHLTEAANKFIVDKIVTGKFSDPPISLQNACKRDESST; this comes from the exons ATGATTGGTTCTTCTCATTCCTTTGGTATACTTGTTCTAATGACTCCTTTCTATATTGGGTTGTTGTCTTCCATAGTGATTTTAAGTGTTCCGGCCTCAGCTTCAAATACAAGTTGCAATTTTCCAGCAATCTTCAACTTTGGGGACTCAAATACTGATACAGGAGCTGATTCTGCTGCCTTCTCTCTTGTCACCCCACCCTATGGGGAGACCTTTTTTCACATGCCTGCTGGAAGACCTTCAGATGGAAGGCTCACCATTGATTTCATGG CTGAAAGTTTCGGATTACCTAACCTCAGCGCATATCTCAATTCATTGGGAACTAACTTCAGCCACGGTGCTAATTTCGCGGTATCGGGGGCAACAATCAGGCCGTCGGATAAAAGCCGAACTGGGAGAGGACCCAGCCCCTTCTACTTGGATGTGCAAGTCTCCCAGTTCCAACAATTCAAATCCAGATCACAGTTAATCAGGAACCGAG GTGGAATCTACACAAATTTGTTACCCAAGGAGGAGTTTTTTGGTCAAGCTTTGTACACATTTGATATTGGTCAAAATGATATCGGTTTGGGTTTATTCAGCAACCTATCTTTAGCGGAAATCAAAGCTGACATTCCTGATGTAATTAGCAAGCTCTCCAAGAATATTCAG GCAGTGTATGGTTTAGGAGGGAGATCATTCTGGATCCATAACACCGGTCCTATTGGCTGTTTTGCATATATCCTTATAAACTTTCCAGTGAGTAACGCATCTGACATAGATAAAGCTGGTTGTGCAACTCCTTATAATGAGGTATCACAATACTTCAATCAGAAGTTAAAGGAAGCTATTGTGGAAATGAGAAAGCAACTTCCCTTGGCTGCCATCACATATGTGGACATTTACTCTGTCAAGTACCTTCTCATGAGCCAACCTCAGGACTTTG GATTTCAGCAACCACTAGTAGCTTGTTGTGGCTTTGGAGGAAAATATAACTTCAGCAATACTGCACGATGTGGGCAGACAGTAGTTGTGGATGGGAAACCAACATTCATAGGATCTTGCGCAAACCCTTCTGTTAGAGTTAACTGGGATGGAAGCCATTTAACCGAGGCAGCTAATAAATTTATTGTCGATAAAATTGTGACTGGAAAATTTTCAGACCCACCAATCTCTTTACAAAATGCATGCAAGAGGGATGAATCTTCTACATAA